From a region of the Acidobacteriota bacterium genome:
- the rplR gene encoding 50S ribosomal protein L18: MGKLNHLDRKQKRARRRVRILKKIEGTAERPRLVVFKSRKFIYVQAVDDASGTTLAQASSLEPTVRATLTTSGKHTSVAEKIGLIVSERLKAKGIEAVVFDRGGYVYHGRIKAVAEGARKGGLQF; this comes from the coding sequence ATGGGCAAGCTGAATCATTTGGATCGAAAGCAGAAGAGGGCACGGCGCCGGGTGCGCATCCTCAAGAAGATCGAGGGAACGGCCGAACGCCCCCGGCTGGTCGTGTTCAAGAGCCGGAAGTTCATCTACGTGCAGGCCGTGGACGACGCTTCGGGAACGACCTTGGCCCAGGCCTCCTCGCTGGAGCCCACCGTTCGCGCGACCCTCACCACGTCCGGAAAGCACACGTCCGTGGCGGAGAAGATCGGCCTCATCGTCTCCGAGCGCCTCAAGGCCAAGGGGATAGAGGCCGTGGTCTTCGACCGCGGCGGCTACGTCTACCACGGCCGGATCAAGGCCGTGGCCGAGGGTGCCCGCAAGGGCGGCCTGCAGTTCTAG
- the rplF gene encoding 50S ribosomal protein L6, whose translation MSRVGKQPISLPGTVKVAVEQGAVRVTGPKGSLDTPVPQGISCAVDGGSLVVSRGDDSKTARSLHGLTRALLANAVKGVTEGFKKELDIVGVGYKATLDGNNVVFNLGHSHPITLAIPEGIQITVEKSTHVVVTGFDRQKVGQIAAQIRSYRKPEPYKGKGVHYSDETIIRKAGKAAK comes from the coding sequence ATGTCTCGCGTTGGTAAGCAGCCCATCTCCCTCCCCGGAACGGTGAAGGTCGCCGTGGAACAGGGGGCCGTCCGGGTGACGGGCCCCAAGGGGAGCCTGGATACCCCCGTCCCGCAGGGCATCTCCTGCGCCGTGGACGGCGGCAGCCTGGTGGTGTCCCGGGGGGACGACTCCAAGACCGCCCGGTCCCTCCACGGGCTCACGCGGGCCCTCCTGGCCAACGCCGTCAAGGGCGTCACCGAGGGCTTCAAGAAGGAACTGGACATCGTGGGCGTCGGCTACAAGGCCACCCTCGACGGAAACAACGTGGTCTTCAACCTCGGCCATTCCCACCCGATCACGCTCGCCATTCCGGAGGGGATCCAGATCACGGTGGAGAAGTCCACCCATGTGGTCGTGACGGGGTTCGACCGCCAGAAGGTGGGCCAGATCGCGGCCCAGATCCGGTCGTATCGCAAGCCGGAGCCGTACAAGGGCAAGGGCGTCCACTACTCGGACGAGACCATCATCCGCAAGGCCGGCAAGGCGGCGAAGTAG
- the rpsH gene encoding 30S ribosomal protein S8 — MSMTDPIADLLTRIRNGLRAKKSFVELPSSSLKVEVAKILKEEGYILNFKVTEDGKQGILRLDLKYSSDGRPVIEGLRRESSPGRRVYVGRDDIRPVLGGLGTGILTTSRGVLTDKQARREGVGGELLCTVW, encoded by the coding sequence ATGAGTATGACGGACCCCATCGCCGACCTCCTCACGCGCATCCGCAACGGACTTCGCGCGAAGAAGAGCTTCGTGGAGCTTCCCTCCTCCTCCCTCAAGGTGGAGGTCGCCAAGATCCTCAAGGAGGAGGGTTACATCCTCAATTTCAAGGTCACGGAGGACGGGAAGCAGGGCATCCTGCGCCTGGACCTCAAATACTCGTCCGATGGGCGCCCCGTCATCGAGGGCCTGAGGCGCGAGTCGAGCCCCGGCCGGCGGGTCTACGTCGGGCGGGACGACATCCGCCCCGTGCTCGGGGGACTGGGAACGGGCATCCTGACCACGTCCCGCGGCGTCCTCACCGACAAGCAGGCGCGGCGCGAAGGCGTCGGCGGCGAACTGCTGTGCACGGTATGGTAG